In Mycoavidus cysteinexigens, a genomic segment contains:
- a CDS encoding IS110 family transposase codes for MIQCLNLKLTLSFPLATFAKGFNKTRIHPSLPLLFRQLYRLTTAIVKLADLPVTMEATGVYHEQAAQTLYDAGVTVSIANPAQVKSLENTLATRTKTDGADSFLIARFGLMCKPWCMGSTCTRS; via the coding sequence ATAATACAATGCCTTAACCTTAAACTCACCCTCTCTTTTCCACTTGCCACCTTTGCGAAAGGATTCAATAAAACCCGAATACACCCATCTCTACCACTGTTATTTCGTCAGCTCTATCGGCTCACCACGGCGATAGTTAAACTTGCTGATCTTCCCGTCACAATGGAAGCCACAGGGGTCTATCACGAGCAAGCTGCGCAGACCTTATACGATGCTGGCGTCACTGTTTCCATCGCGAATCCGGCTCAAGTCAAGTCTCTTGAAAATACCCTAGCTACCCGCACCAAAACCGATGGCGCTGACAGTTTTTTGATTGCGCGTTTTGGTCTGATGTGTAAGCCATGGTGCATGGGTTCCACCTGCACCAGAAGCTAG
- the crcB gene encoding fluoride efflux transporter CrcB: protein MWKAVAALALGSTLGALLRWGLGLKLNSILPTLPLGTLSANWIAGYVVGIALAYFAQAPNLAPEWRLLIITGFCGGLSTFSTFSAEVVTLLQQGRLGWAISSIGVHVAGSLIMTLAGIASWHWVKSY, encoded by the coding sequence ATGTGGAAAGCAGTTGCCGCGCTTGCCCTTGGCTCTACGCTTGGCGCACTCCTACGCTGGGGCCTTGGGCTTAAGCTCAATAGTATCCTCCCCACCTTACCGTTGGGTACGCTCTCAGCTAATTGGATCGCAGGCTATGTCGTTGGCATAGCGCTGGCCTACTTCGCCCAAGCGCCAAACCTTGCGCCTGAATGGCGGTTATTGATTATCACTGGATTCTGCGGCGGTCTTTCCACTTTCTCAACCTTCTCCGCTGAAGTCGTCACGCTACTGCAACAAGGGCGACTAGGATGGGCCATTAGTTCCATTGGCGTTCATGTTGCGGGATCCCTCATCATGACGCTAGCAGGGATTGCGTCATGGCATTGGGTTAAATCATATTGA
- a CDS encoding amidase: protein MKTVRGMALALQNQQITSVRLIEEALARIDAHRRAGGCAWISVDAEHALVAAHASDVARAAGYAPSLLAGLPISIKDLFDIAGQVTRAGSRILANAPPATTDALAVARLRAAGAILLGRTNMSEFAYTGLGLNPHYGNPCTPLDPSRVAGGSSSGAAVSVAGEMAIAALGTDTGGSIRVPAAFCGLTGFKPTAKRVPLTGAIPLSASLDSAGPLAPSVDCCAILDAVLVGQSPSSIETSAANIKGLRLYVTHDYVGAELDRTVHSAFEAALEALSRAGAHIVHFSFPELFELNSINQQGGLVAAEAWTWHRSLIQRAGANYDPHVVANLRKGATLTAADYLDILAGHKRLQAYARQRLYDADAWLMPTAAITPPPLAPLIRDDALFVSTNKLALRNARITNILNGCALTLPCQLPGELPVGLSICGFAYSDARIIRIARAIEAVLATRQHSTHLSTH from the coding sequence ATGAAGACCGTTCGGGGTATGGCGCTGGCCTTGCAAAACCAGCAGATAACAAGCGTACGCCTGATCGAGGAAGCACTCGCACGCATCGACGCTCATCGTCGCGCAGGCGGCTGCGCCTGGATCAGCGTTGACGCAGAACATGCGTTAGTCGCCGCGCATGCTTCCGATGTTGCGCGGGCTGCTGGTTATGCGCCTTCGCTCTTGGCCGGACTACCGATTTCGATTAAAGATTTGTTCGATATAGCTGGGCAAGTGACCCGCGCCGGTTCGCGCATTTTAGCGAATGCGCCGCCAGCAACCACCGATGCCCTAGCAGTGGCGCGCCTACGCGCGGCAGGCGCGATTCTGCTAGGCCGTACAAATATGAGCGAATTTGCTTATACTGGGCTTGGCCTTAATCCACATTACGGCAACCCCTGCACTCCGCTGGACCCTAGCCGGGTGGCGGGAGGATCAAGCTCCGGCGCCGCCGTTTCAGTAGCGGGTGAAATGGCCATTGCCGCACTCGGCACGGATACCGGCGGCTCAATTCGAGTACCCGCAGCGTTCTGCGGATTAACAGGCTTTAAGCCAACCGCCAAGCGCGTCCCTCTGACCGGCGCGATCCCCCTGTCGGCTTCGCTTGACTCGGCTGGACCGCTCGCCCCTTCAGTTGACTGCTGCGCCATCTTAGATGCGGTACTAGTCGGCCAATCCCCCTCTTCGATTGAAACCAGCGCAGCCAATATTAAAGGCTTGCGCCTTTATGTCACGCACGATTACGTAGGCGCAGAGCTGGACCGAACAGTACACTCAGCTTTTGAGGCGGCACTCGAGGCGCTAAGCCGAGCAGGTGCGCACATCGTCCATTTTTCTTTCCCTGAATTATTTGAACTTAACTCAATCAATCAGCAAGGCGGTCTGGTTGCCGCCGAAGCCTGGACTTGGCACCGATCACTTATACAGCGCGCTGGCGCAAATTATGACCCTCACGTCGTCGCTAACCTTCGCAAGGGCGCAACCCTCACCGCCGCTGATTATCTGGATATACTAGCCGGACACAAACGCCTACAAGCCTACGCCCGCCAGCGCTTATATGATGCGGATGCGTGGCTCATGCCCACTGCAGCCATTACGCCGCCACCACTTGCGCCTCTGATCCGCGACGATGCTTTATTTGTTTCAACCAATAAACTGGCCTTGCGCAATGCGCGCATCACGAATATTTTGAATGGCTGCGCGCTCACGCTACCTTGCCAATTGCCCGGTGAACTACCGGTCGGATTATCGATTTGCGGTTTTGCCTATAGCGATGCGCGCATCATCCGCATCGCGCGCGCGATCGAAGCCGTACTGGCCACCCGCCAGCACTCAACTCACCTTAGCACGCATTGA
- a CDS encoding LysR family transcriptional regulator, translated as MIRTPLEFRHLQTLLALRDTGNLSRAAQWLYLTQSALSHQLKALENHFEAPLFIRKSSPLTFTAAGKRLLKLAETIVPAVEEAHRDLTRLAAGTGGSLRIAVECHTCFDWLMPAMDIFRQHWPEVELDIVSGFHTDPIGLLHQDRADLAIVAEADPTEAMHYSPLFRFQIVGLLANHHPLTERNVLEANDFRDETLISYPVPDDMLDIVRQVLKPAGIAPKRRTSELTVAILQLVASRRGIAALPWWAVAAYLERRYVSARPIVAQQGTFLAGELYAAVSPTLSTQPYMREFVSIMRETSLVHLPAIELL; from the coding sequence ATGATCCGTACCCCGCTTGAATTTCGCCATCTGCAAACCCTGCTCGCATTGCGCGATACCGGCAATCTATCGCGTGCTGCACAGTGGCTTTATTTAACCCAATCCGCCCTCTCGCACCAGCTTAAAGCGCTCGAAAACCATTTTGAGGCGCCGCTTTTTATTCGCAAATCATCACCTTTGACCTTCACCGCAGCAGGCAAACGCCTGCTCAAACTGGCTGAGACCATTGTGCCCGCGGTTGAGGAAGCGCACCGGGATCTCACCCGGCTCGCGGCTGGAACCGGCGGCAGCTTACGGATCGCGGTTGAATGCCACACTTGTTTCGATTGGCTCATGCCAGCGATGGATATATTCAGGCAACACTGGCCCGAAGTTGAGCTGGATATTGTGTCCGGCTTTCACACTGACCCGATTGGCCTGCTGCACCAAGATCGCGCAGATCTGGCGATTGTGGCTGAAGCGGACCCGACAGAGGCCATGCATTATTCACCTCTGTTTCGCTTTCAGATTGTTGGTTTGCTCGCCAACCACCACCCTCTGACTGAACGCAATGTGCTTGAAGCTAATGATTTTCGGGATGAAACTTTAATCAGCTACCCTGTGCCAGACGATATGCTTGATATCGTAAGGCAGGTCCTAAAACCAGCCGGCATTGCACCTAAACGGCGTACTTCGGAATTGACCGTTGCTATCTTGCAACTGGTTGCTAGCCGCCGTGGCATTGCTGCGCTACCCTGGTGGGCAGTAGCCGCTTATCTTGAAAGGCGCTACGTTAGCGCGCGGCCAATCGTCGCCCAGCAAGGGACTTTTTTGGCTGGGGAGCTGTATGCTGCAGTGTCGCCCACACTCTCAACGCAGCCTTATATGCGTGAATTTGTGTCGATCATGCGCGAAACCAGCCTGGTTCATTTACCTGCGATTGAATTGCTTTAA
- the metE gene encoding 5-methyltetrahydropteroyltriglutamate--homocysteine S-methyltransferase has protein sequence MSVAHILGFPRIGARREWKFALEDFWRSAQTPEDEAALHQVARTLRARHWALQRDAGLDYVTVGDFAGYDHVLDTLAHVGAVPARFGFDAQTLTLAQYFQMARGHATQPAMEMTKWFDTNYHYIVPEYTPDTQFGAGVTGLFDALTEAQAAGHRAKPVLLGPLTLLWLGKERDGLQDRLTLLPRLLPVYCQLLAKLRAAGVDWVQLDEPIFALDLPHAWRAVAHSTYEQLALVAPQLLLTTYFGAVTEHMALLKALPVAGLHLDLARAPEQLEAFIEDWPEDKILSAGMVDGRNVWRHDLDASLTHLQKAHSRLGDRLWVASSCSLLHVPVDLQSELENTRSAPAALDPELRSWLAFATQKLDEIVALRCALVAGRHKVSKVFDAAAQACSTRRTSTRIHHAFVARRLAELTEGDAQRNAPYEQRAWLQRERFKLPLLPTTTIGSFPQTPEIRQARADFKQGRIGHLAYLEAMRAHIRDALARQNEYGLDVLVHGEAERNDMVEYFGELLAGFAITTHGWVQSYGSRCVKPPLIYGDVYAPEPMTVGWTTYAQQQTDKPVKGMLTGPVTMLQWAFVRDDQPRATTALQIALALRDEVCALEEAGIGMIQIDEPALREGLPLKVDDHATYLAWAIQAFKVASSGVANHTQIHTHMCYSEFGDILPAIAALDADVLSIETTRSNMELLTSFAAFAYPNEIGPGVYDIHSPRVPTSEEMARLIQLALEHIPAERLWVNPDCGLKTRDWTQVDEALTRMVKAAQQVRGALARAA, from the coding sequence ATGTCAGTTGCTCATATTTTAGGATTTCCCCGCATCGGTGCGCGCCGCGAATGGAAATTTGCGTTAGAAGATTTTTGGCGCAGCGCTCAGACTCCGGAGGATGAAGCGGCCTTGCATCAGGTTGCGCGCACATTGCGCGCTCGGCATTGGGCCTTGCAGCGTGATGCTGGCTTAGATTATGTGACGGTGGGTGATTTTGCTGGGTATGACCACGTATTAGACACACTGGCACATGTGGGGGCTGTGCCGGCGCGCTTTGGGTTTGATGCGCAGACTCTTACGTTGGCACAATATTTTCAGATGGCCCGCGGCCATGCTACGCAGCCGGCGATGGAAATGACCAAGTGGTTTGATACTAATTATCATTATATCGTACCGGAATATACGCCTGATACACAGTTTGGCGCGGGTGTGACTGGGTTGTTTGATGCACTGACTGAAGCACAGGCGGCGGGGCACCGTGCCAAGCCAGTGTTGCTTGGTCCACTGACGCTGTTATGGCTGGGCAAGGAGCGGGATGGCCTACAAGATCGGCTCACCTTGCTCCCGCGTTTATTGCCGGTATATTGTCAACTGCTGGCTAAGCTACGCGCAGCAGGGGTGGACTGGGTGCAGCTTGATGAGCCGATTTTTGCCTTGGATTTACCTCATGCGTGGCGCGCCGTGGCGCACTCAACTTATGAGCAACTTGCGCTGGTTGCGCCCCAATTGCTGCTAACGACATATTTTGGTGCAGTTACAGAACATATGGCGTTGCTGAAAGCGCTTCCGGTGGCGGGTTTACATTTGGATCTGGCGCGTGCGCCGGAGCAACTTGAAGCGTTTATAGAAGACTGGCCGGAAGATAAAATTCTGTCTGCCGGTATGGTTGATGGCCGCAATGTTTGGCGGCATGATCTGGATGCATCTTTGACTCATCTACAAAAAGCCCACTCTAGATTAGGAGATCGTTTATGGGTGGCGTCAAGTTGCTCCTTGTTGCATGTGCCGGTCGATCTGCAGAGTGAATTAGAAAATACTCGGTCCGCGCCCGCCGCGCTCGATCCTGAATTGCGCAGTTGGCTTGCATTTGCAACGCAAAAGCTCGATGAGATTGTGGCTTTACGCTGCGCTTTAGTTGCAGGCCGGCACAAGGTGTCTAAGGTATTTGATGCTGCCGCTCAAGCTTGCTCCACGCGTCGTACCTCCACGCGCATCCACCATGCCTTTGTGGCGCGGCGTCTGGCTGAATTGACTGAAGGCGATGCACAGCGCAATGCGCCCTACGAGCAACGCGCGTGGTTGCAACGTGAGCGCTTTAAATTGCCACTCTTGCCTACAACTACGATTGGCTCGTTTCCTCAGACACCCGAAATTCGGCAGGCGCGCGCCGATTTTAAGCAAGGTCGGATTGGTCATTTAGCCTATCTAGAAGCGATGCGCGCGCATATTCGAGATGCGCTTGCGCGGCAAAACGAATATGGTCTAGATGTACTGGTGCACGGTGAAGCGGAGCGCAATGATATGGTTGAGTATTTTGGTGAACTGCTCGCCGGATTCGCAATCACAACCCATGGTTGGGTGCAAAGCTATGGCTCGCGTTGCGTGAAGCCGCCGCTGATCTATGGCGATGTATATGCTCCTGAGCCAATGACGGTAGGGTGGACCACCTATGCGCAGCAGCAAACAGATAAGCCTGTCAAAGGCATGTTGACTGGGCCGGTGACGATGTTGCAATGGGCGTTTGTGCGGGATGACCAACCCCGAGCAACCACAGCTTTACAGATTGCGCTGGCTTTGCGCGATGAAGTCTGTGCGCTCGAAGAAGCGGGTATTGGCATGATTCAAATCGATGAGCCGGCGTTACGCGAAGGGCTACCGTTAAAAGTGGATGATCACGCCACCTATCTGGCCTGGGCGATCCAGGCCTTTAAGGTGGCCTCTAGCGGTGTCGCCAATCATACGCAAATCCATACGCATATGTGTTATTCAGAATTTGGCGATATTTTGCCGGCGATTGCTGCGTTGGATGCAGATGTATTGTCGATTGAGACCACTCGTTCAAATATGGAGTTATTAACCTCGTTTGCAGCTTTTGCTTATCCGAATGAGATTGGGCCAGGCGTTTATGATATTCATTCGCCGCGTGTGCCCACGAGTGAGGAAATGGCCAGGTTAATTCAGCTTGCGCTTGAGCATATTCCTGCTGAGCGCTTATGGGTGAATCCGGATTGTGGGCTGAAAACGCGTGATTGGACGCAGGTGGACGAGGCTTTAACGCGCATGGTGAAGGCGGCGCAGCAGGTGCGCGGCGCTTTGGCGCGCGCGGCGTAG
- a CDS encoding helix-turn-helix domain-containing protein yields MSRRSTASSMLPAPVARSLSELGQNLRVARKRRKETLASFAERMQVSIPTLRKMEQGDPSVSIAIYAMALWLIGRLAFLSEIADPFNDETALLLELRRLDPKATRNLR; encoded by the coding sequence ATGTCTAGACGATCTACCGCTTCTTCCATGCTTCCTGCGCCGGTTGCACGCAGTCTGAGTGAATTGGGCCAAAATTTGCGTGTCGCGCGCAAACGTCGTAAAGAGACGCTGGCTTCGTTTGCCGAGAGAATGCAGGTGTCAATCCCAACCTTGCGCAAAATGGAGCAAGGTGACCCAAGCGTTTCTATCGCAATTTACGCAATGGCGCTATGGCTGATTGGGCGACTTGCCTTTCTGAGTGAAATTGCTGATCCATTTAATGATGAAACAGCTTTATTGCTTGAGTTGCGTAGATTAGACCCTAAAGCTACGCGAAATCTGCGATGA
- a CDS encoding type II toxin-antitoxin system HipA family toxin yields MNNQLFVWLYAAGARTPIPCGELELLGGRRCLFQYLPAYLARSNAFALAPDLPLRRGWLEPSAGQDLHPIFEDAGPDRWGRQIIEKIFQPQRRSPIDYLALAGEDRIGALGFSQSEAVYQVSQQQVWGCADLAELLQAAYAVECQLPLSAHLRQLLQPGASAGGARPKAILQEGGRKWLAKFPANGDECDVCALEYASLQLAAGCGIAVPAAKLISVNGKNVLLVERFDRASDGSRYHFASARTLLLAQGIKEGQMAYADIAEVARRFSVRPQADCLQIFLRMAFNVFMENTDDHEKNHAFLYQDGHWSLAPAYDLQPQLQAVRYQQLIVGAGSHEPTLSNLMADCGRFMLTPAEASAALKQLAAKLACWPQVFARYHVPENQIELCQRFILAEQIAALCE; encoded by the coding sequence ATGAATAATCAACTCTTTGTCTGGCTATACGCTGCGGGCGCGCGCACTCCGATACCGTGCGGTGAACTGGAATTGCTGGGTGGACGTCGCTGTTTGTTTCAGTACCTGCCCGCTTATTTAGCTAGATCGAATGCGTTTGCGCTGGCGCCCGATTTGCCATTACGGCGGGGTTGGCTAGAGCCTTCTGCGGGGCAGGATTTGCATCCAATTTTTGAGGATGCAGGTCCAGATCGTTGGGGCCGTCAAATTATTGAAAAAATTTTTCAGCCACAGCGGCGCTCACCGATAGATTATCTGGCGCTGGCGGGCGAGGACCGAATTGGTGCGCTTGGCTTTTCGCAGTCAGAGGCGGTATACCAAGTTAGTCAGCAGCAGGTTTGGGGGTGTGCTGATCTGGCTGAGTTATTGCAAGCTGCATATGCGGTTGAGTGTCAGTTGCCATTGAGTGCGCACTTACGCCAACTCTTACAGCCTGGCGCAAGTGCCGGTGGCGCTCGTCCCAAAGCCATTTTGCAAGAAGGGGGAAGAAAGTGGTTAGCTAAGTTCCCAGCAAATGGAGATGAATGCGATGTGTGCGCGCTTGAATATGCTTCGTTGCAGCTAGCCGCTGGCTGCGGGATTGCAGTACCAGCGGCAAAACTCATTTCCGTTAATGGCAAGAACGTTTTATTAGTGGAGCGTTTTGACCGGGCCAGTGATGGCAGTCGTTATCACTTTGCGAGTGCGCGTACTTTGCTATTAGCGCAAGGCATTAAAGAAGGACAAATGGCATATGCCGATATAGCTGAAGTAGCGCGTCGGTTTTCAGTTCGCCCCCAAGCGGATTGCTTGCAGATTTTTCTTAGAATGGCTTTTAATGTGTTCATGGAAAACACGGATGACCATGAAAAAAATCATGCCTTTTTGTACCAAGATGGGCATTGGTCGCTTGCGCCAGCGTACGATCTTCAGCCTCAGTTGCAAGCAGTGAGGTATCAGCAGTTAATCGTTGGCGCAGGCAGCCATGAACCCACGCTTTCTAATTTAATGGCGGATTGCGGCCGCTTTATGCTCACGCCGGCTGAAGCCAGCGCGGCGCTTAAACAGTTAGCGGCTAAGTTAGCGTGCTGGCCACAAGTTTTTGCTCGCTATCATGTACCGGAAAACCAGATTGAGCTGTGTCAGCGTTTCATTCTTGCGGAGCAGATAGCAGCGCTTTGTGAATGA
- the pepN gene encoding aminopeptidase N, protein MPNLAAANTIYRTDYTSPPFLIDTIELDFELEPQRTTVINKMQVRRNPEAKYSPKFQLDGEVLQLISLHLDGMPYKNVQIDETGLTLYEVPDAFELTITSACEPANNTSLMGLYLSNGHFFTQCEAQGFRKITYFLDRPDVMARYTVTLRANKTAYPILLSNGNLIESGDLADGKHYAKWHDPFAKPSYLFALVAAQLVALEERITTRSGAQKLLQVWVEAHDLDKTRHAMDSLIHAIQWDEARFGLELDLERFMLVAVSDFNMGAMENKGLNIFNTQYVLANPQTATDIDYTNIEAVVGHEYFHNWTGNRVTCRDWFQLSLKEGLTVFRDQEFSADMAAADAVNAAAARANQRIENVRILQQTQFTEDAGPMAHPVRPESYVEINNFYTATVYEKGAEVVRMYQTLLGREGFRQGMDLYFQRHDGQAVTCDDFRQAMADANQRDLTQFEGWYSQLGTPYVSVRTRYDEAAQTYAVTLAQHHKPAPNALQVVRAPLLIPFALGLVDTNGQDLALQLDNENAPGAATRMLELSAAEQTFCFINVRRRPVPSLLRDFSAPVIVEYDYTDDELIFLLAHDSDPFNRWAAGQQLATRTLLTHARQAENTQLNTHETNPALIEAFGSVLRNPTLTPAFRAQVLTLPTEAYLAEHMDEANPAAVHAARQNLRVQLANALSDDWFAIYAQHQTPGPYQPTPAAMGQRALKNLALSYLTDSEHTERTLHLAQTQYDTANNMSDRGAALSALIHLGGELAQAALTDFYQRFENEPLAIDKWFAFQARQTRAEMDVINVVRTLLRHPAFTSKNPNRVRALIFSFISGNPAQFHAPHGAGYTLWAEQVLALDTLNPQLAARLARLLERWRKFIPPLREQMHKALETVLASAQSKDVREIIHKALLSAPQE, encoded by the coding sequence ATGCCAAATCTCGCCGCCGCCAACACCATCTATCGCACTGACTACACTTCACCGCCCTTTTTGATCGATACGATCGAATTGGATTTTGAACTGGAGCCTCAACGCACAACTGTCATCAACAAGATGCAAGTGCGCCGCAATCCAGAGGCCAAATATAGCCCTAAATTTCAATTGGACGGCGAGGTGCTGCAACTCATCAGCCTTCATTTAGATGGCATGCCTTATAAAAATGTGCAAATAGATGAGACTGGGCTCACCCTTTACGAGGTTCCTGACGCGTTTGAGCTCACCATCACGAGTGCTTGCGAACCGGCCAACAATACATCACTGATGGGCTTATACTTATCGAACGGCCATTTTTTTACTCAATGCGAGGCGCAAGGGTTCCGAAAAATCACTTATTTCCTTGACCGTCCAGATGTGATGGCGCGTTATACCGTCACTTTGCGCGCCAATAAAACGGCTTATCCTATCTTGTTATCCAATGGCAATTTAATTGAGTCGGGTGACCTAGCTGACGGCAAACATTATGCAAAATGGCACGACCCGTTTGCTAAACCGAGCTATTTATTCGCGCTCGTTGCCGCGCAATTAGTGGCGCTTGAAGAGCGCATCACAACCCGCTCAGGCGCTCAGAAGCTGCTGCAAGTTTGGGTCGAAGCGCATGACCTTGATAAAACCCGCCATGCGATGGATTCCCTCATACATGCGATTCAATGGGATGAGGCGCGCTTTGGCCTGGAGCTTGATCTTGAACGATTTATGCTGGTTGCGGTAAGCGACTTCAATATGGGGGCGATGGAAAACAAAGGGCTGAATATTTTCAATACTCAATACGTATTGGCGAACCCTCAAACAGCGACGGATATAGATTACACGAATATCGAGGCGGTTGTGGGCCACGAATATTTTCATAATTGGACGGGTAACCGCGTAACTTGCCGTGATTGGTTCCAACTCAGCTTAAAAGAAGGGCTTACGGTCTTTCGTGATCAAGAGTTCTCCGCGGATATGGCGGCGGCAGATGCAGTCAATGCCGCCGCTGCGCGCGCCAATCAACGCATCGAGAACGTGCGTATTTTGCAGCAAACGCAATTTACAGAGGATGCAGGCCCTATGGCACATCCTGTGCGTCCAGAAAGTTACGTTGAAATCAATAATTTTTATACGGCTACAGTCTATGAGAAAGGGGCCGAAGTTGTCCGTATGTATCAAACACTTCTCGGACGCGAGGGTTTTCGTCAGGGCATGGATTTGTACTTTCAGCGCCATGATGGACAGGCAGTAACCTGCGATGATTTTCGCCAAGCAATGGCCGACGCTAATCAGCGCGATCTGACGCAATTTGAAGGTTGGTATAGTCAGCTTGGCACGCCTTATGTCTCAGTGCGGACCCGCTATGACGAAGCCGCACAAACTTATGCCGTCACGCTCGCCCAGCACCATAAACCTGCGCCGAATGCGCTTCAAGTAGTCCGCGCGCCACTCCTGATTCCATTCGCGCTTGGGCTAGTTGATACAAATGGGCAAGATCTTGCCTTACAACTTGATAACGAAAACGCGCCAGGCGCTGCAACGCGCATGCTTGAATTGAGCGCGGCTGAACAAACCTTTTGCTTTATCAATGTGCGCCGCCGCCCTGTGCCCTCGCTGCTGCGCGATTTTTCTGCGCCCGTGATTGTTGAATATGATTACACTGATGATGAATTGATTTTTTTACTGGCGCATGACAGCGATCCGTTTAATCGCTGGGCGGCTGGCCAACAGCTTGCAACCCGCACTTTGCTGACGCATGCGCGCCAAGCCGAGAATACTCAGCTCAACACGCATGAGACTAACCCTGCGCTTATCGAAGCCTTTGGCAGTGTCTTGCGCAACCCCACCTTGACGCCGGCCTTTCGAGCGCAAGTGCTGACCCTACCGACTGAAGCCTACCTAGCCGAGCACATGGACGAAGCAAACCCAGCGGCAGTTCATGCTGCACGACAAAACCTGCGCGTCCAGCTCGCCAACGCCCTCAGTGACGACTGGTTTGCCATTTATGCGCAACACCAAACCCCTGGCCCGTACCAGCCCACTCCTGCCGCGATGGGACAGCGCGCTTTAAAAAACTTAGCGCTGAGCTATTTAACCGATAGCGAGCATACCGAGCGCACACTCCATCTAGCGCAAACGCAGTACGATACGGCCAATAATATGAGCGATCGTGGCGCTGCACTCAGCGCTCTTATCCACCTAGGCGGCGAACTTGCGCAGGCGGCGCTGACTGATTTTTATCAACGTTTTGAAAACGAGCCGCTGGCGATTGATAAGTGGTTTGCATTCCAGGCCAGGCAAACCCGCGCCGAAATGGATGTTATCAATGTGGTGCGCACTTTGCTGCGCCACCCTGCATTTACCTCAAAAAACCCAAACCGGGTGCGCGCACTGATTTTTAGTTTTATCAGCGGCAATCCCGCGCAATTTCATGCGCCACACGGCGCAGGCTATACGCTCTGGGCTGAACAGGTGCTTGCGCTAGATACCCTTAACCCGCAACTTGCGGCACGCCTAGCGCGCCTACTTGAACGCTGGCGTAAATTTATCCCACCCTTGCGTGAGCAAATGCATAAGGCGCTTGAAACCGTGCTGGCTTCGGCACAATCAAAAGACGTGCGCGAAATCATTCACAAAGCGCTGCTATCTGCTCCGCAAGAATGA
- a CDS encoding ankyrin repeat domain-containing protein, with the protein MPVNFPPRSSSLPASGRGSQENTIETPSRWTNVRRLVQNGLSTLTDAFKPGEVLKSRALRKALRNGENDRARQLLANGANPNLRSRVNWNTALHVAIRTRNTEMAALLITEHHADSTIADIRGTSSEVLAHMNGTFPSLLTAVVRANPEAFTEMQLPIYRPNNSRSNDDDLSPDYDNRLIDMQAIYEPHVTGEKDFYRGNNN; encoded by the coding sequence ATGCCAGTTAATTTTCCCCCCCGTTCTTCAAGCCTCCCTGCATCTGGACGCGGCTCTCAAGAAAATACGATAGAGACTCCCTCACGTTGGACAAATGTCAGAAGATTGGTACAGAATGGATTGAGCACGCTAACAGACGCTTTCAAACCCGGCGAGGTGCTAAAAAGCCGAGCATTACGCAAAGCACTAAGGAATGGGGAGAACGACCGTGCCAGGCAACTATTAGCAAACGGGGCCAACCCAAATCTTAGGAGTAGAGTAAATTGGAATACGGCTTTACATGTCGCCATCCGAACCCGAAATACGGAGATGGCCGCGCTATTAATAACTGAACATCATGCAGATTCGACTATTGCTGATATAAGGGGTACAAGCTCTGAAGTTCTAGCACATATGAACGGTACATTTCCTAGTTTGCTAACCGCCGTAGTAAGAGCCAATCCAGAGGCATTTACTGAAATGCAACTGCCAATTTATAGGCCTAACAATAGTCGCTCAAACGATGATGACCTTTCCCCTGATTACGATAACCGCTTAATTGATATGCAAGCAATCTACGAGCCGCACGTTACCGGAGAAAAAGACTTTTATAGAGGAAATAATAACTGA